The following proteins come from a genomic window of Aspergillus oryzae RIB40 DNA, chromosome 4:
- a CDS encoding uncharacterized protein (predicted protein) — MEVSVVNHVAIIVIASVVGLVWSLLMIVIRIFLRVVGVVQTSVTLHAVHNGIGQQEDLLVPDDADAGLKAFFGELFQSLSQRRSVVCRGHGILEPLINVIAWYSGHPAFHKGKRLCVVLLTCLLAIKFVRWTVVETGNMLIELLIPGLIIKVLWSLQARLKTKLSVLLAFSVQLLVAIPTIFRLVLLREMTTEDIRNDRTFAITNTVVLTEITMHFSLMAATFPCLRKFLQAFDTNLGATTHMTTAPDGTDKSGSKGSYALKSLKRPSQGAGGSFEQWPRHSRRPGRRYQPHTVTTISAGMEDSGPCIEGTDRGNGERTINNDIESGSVESDDSQLAIIRRTQHWEVTVESRGN, encoded by the exons ATGGAGGTTTCGGTGGTCAATCATGTTGCAATCATTGTCATTGCCTCAGTAGTGGGATTGGTATGGTCGCTATTGATGATAGTAATTAGAATCTTCTTGCGA GTTGTTGGAGTAGTGCAGACATCAGTAACACTTCACGCTGTACACAATGGCATTGGCCAACAGGAGGACTTACTTGTGCCCGACGACGCTGATGCTGGGTTGAAA GCATTTTTTGGGGAGTTGTTTCAGTCATTGTCTCAGCGACGCAGTGTAGTCTGCCGCGGCCATGGAATATTGGAGCCACTCATCAATGTGATAGCATGGTACAGTGGACACCCAGCATTTCATAAGGGAAAAAGACTTTGTGTAGTCCTTCTAACCTGTCTCTTGGCCATCAAGTTTGTCCGATGGACCGTGGTCGAGACGGGCAATATGCTGATCGAACTGCTAATTCCCggcctcatcatcaaggtGCTTTGGAGTCTTCAAGCGCGGTTGAAGACAAAGCTTTCCGTCCTGCTGGCATTTTCAGTGCAACTTCT TGTCGCAATCCCGACCATCTTCCGATTAGTCCTTCTCCGCGAGATGACGACTGAAGACATTCGTAACGACCGGACGTTTGCAATCACTAACACAGTAGTTCTGACTGAGATCACGATGCACTTCTCCCTCATGGCTGCCACCTTCCCATGTCTTCGCAAATTTCTGCAAGCATTCGATACAAATCTGGGCGCAACCACTCATATGACTACTGCACCTGACGGCACAGACAAGAGTGGTTCAAAGGGAAGTTATGCGCTCAAATCTCTAAAACGCCCTTCCCAGGGAGCAGGTGGCAGTTTCGAGCAGTGGCCTCGCCATAGTCGCCGGCCTGGTCGGAGATATCAGCCACACACCGTGACGACGATTTCGGCAGGCATGGAGGATTCAGGTCCTTGTATAGAAGGGACGGATAGAGGGAATGGGGAACGAACAATCAACAATGATATAGAAAGTGGAAGTGTAGAGAGTGATGATAGCCAACTTGCTATAATTAGACGGACGCAACATTGGGAAGTTACGGTGGAGTCGAGAGGAAACTGA